TCACGGCCTCCGCACCGGCATCCAAAGCGGATTGCACATCCGCTTTCGTGCGAATCAATCCGCCGGCGAAAATCGGAATGCCGGTGACTTCTTTCACTTCGCGAATGATGTGCGGCATCACCCCCGGGAGCACTTCGAGATAATCCGGCTTCGTCTTTTTCAATAATTTATAACTCGTTTCAAGGGCAAGCGAATCAAGCAAAAACAATCGTTGAATCGCAAGCAATCCTTTTTTCTTAGCCGTTTGGATCATTCCGGTTCGCGTCGAAATCAGACCCGCCGGTTTGATTTCCTGACAAAGAAACTCGGCAGCGTATTCATCAGTCTTCAGCCCGTGTACAAGATCGGCATGCAACAAGATTCGTTTCCCGTTCGCTTTCGCATGCCGGACGATGCTCTTCAATTGCCCTACATGAGAATCGAGCAGAACGAGATAGGTGTATTTCGACGCCACCAAGTTTTCGAACTGCTTCATGCCTCGCACTGCAGGTAGAATTCGTTGGTTACCCAGATCCATTGGACTGCCCCTTCCGTCTATCTACGATCCCATTCATGAGCGGTCAGCTTCCAAATAAGCAATGAGCTCGGACAACTCCATGTCCGCCATTGTTTTCATCCGATGGTCAATCTCATCGCAGAACGTCATCGTTTGCGTCACCGGATTCGGAATAACGACGCAATACATGCCTGCGCGTTTTGCGGCCAGCGAACCATTTGCTGAATCTTCGAAAGCAAGCGCTTCTTGAGGAGCAACACCAAGGCAAGCAGCCGTTTTTAAATAAACATCTGGATTCGGTTTTACCTCCTCCACATCATCGGCGGTCGTGATACATTCAAAATCATCGAAGAGACCGAGACGCTTCAAATGACTGCTCACCCAATCATAACTGGAACTTGTCGCTAAACCGATCTTCAATCCGAGTCTTTTCGCCACTGCCAAGTTTTCTTGTACACCGGGAAGCGGATTCTCTTTTTCGATGGCCGACAATACTTGCTGCCGGTGGCGCTTGCGGAAAAGTTCCCTGTCAACCGCTTTCCCCGTTAGCTCCTGTAAATGATCGACGGCGTCGAAACCCGCTTGTGTACCGACGACCGGACCCCAAACGTCAAGTGTAAGTTCCGCGCCGTATTCTTTATACAATAGCTGCAAACTTTTCCATTCTTGAGACTCTGTATCGAGAATTAACCCGTCAAAGTCAAATATCACCGCTCGGATCATTTGTTTTCCCCCATTCCTGCTACTTGCCATTTTAGCGGATTCCGAAAAAAAAATCTCTTTTCTTACAATGAGCCGGAAGGAGAAAAGCCGTCATCGGATATTGAGCCAATCAAAAAAGCATGAGACAAATTTCGGTTGTGCATTTCAAAACTCATTTGACAGCTTTATGAAATCCATATAATGTA
This genomic stretch from Bacillales bacterium harbors:
- a CDS encoding HAD family hydrolase; the protein is MIRAVIFDFDGLILDTESQEWKSLQLLYKEYGAELTLDVWGPVVGTQAGFDAVDHLQELTGKAVDRELFRKRHRQQVLSAIEKENPLPGVQENLAVAKRLGLKIGLATSSSYDWVSSHLKRLGLFDDFECITTADDVEEVKPNPDVYLKTAACLGVAPQEALAFEDSANGSLAAKRAGMYCVVIPNPVTQTMTFCDEIDHRMKTMADMELSELIAYLEADRS
- a CDS encoding glycerol-3-phosphate responsive antiterminator: MDLGNQRILPAVRGMKQFENLVASKYTYLVLLDSHVGQLKSIVRHAKANGKRILLHADLVHGLKTDEYAAEFLCQEIKPAGLISTRTGMIQTAKKKGLLAIQRLFLLDSLALETSYKLLKKTKPDYLEVLPGVMPHIIREVKEVTGIPIFAGGLIRTKADVQSALDAGAEAVTTSRKELWREF